The Aspergillus nidulans FGSC A4 chromosome VIII genome contains the following window.
GGAGTTACGCGAGAGGTACTCGAAGAGTGCGGTCTGCATGTCTCCAGGTTCGTCGAGCTGGTGGATAAGACCGAGTGGGTGAAGCAGCGGCCTGACTCGGTGGACTTGGTCGCCAAGTTTACGTTTATTGTCGAAGTGCATGAGGCGAAGGCTGCTACCCCTGCATCTGAGGTCATAGGAAATGACGCGGGGCTACCAGCTGATAAGCTGAATGATGGGACTGTTTCTCCATCGCTGGAGAGACGGTGGGAGGAGATGGTGAAGCTGGATCCGGCCGAGCATCGGGATTTTGAGTGGGTGACTGAGAAGGAAGTAAGGGAAGCCGAGGATGGAACGGGGAGTTTTAAATCGTTTGCAGATATGGGCAAGACCATACTGGAGGCCTTTCGAATattgagggagagggaggtgTCCAGTGAAGGTGTTGATGTTAAGTAGGGTGCTGAAGATGGAATACTGGGTCACGTATGGGAGATTGCTGAGATTGCCAGCTGAATAAAACTATAGAGCATTGCTATTTGGAGGTCTCGCGTAAACCTTCACTTGACCTTTGCCAAACATGATATACTTCTCTGTATTTGTTCATAGTATGAAGTTTAATGCCTGAGGCATGAGGTGTCTATTCTTTGTAAGGTACCTGGATCAACCACAAAAAAATCCCAAATCTTCACCACACCGCGCCGACTTCTCCACGCTGGTTTGATAGCATCTGCCCTCGTGgtattctttctccttccaGGCTTTCATATACATTGCCTGCAATGCCCGATATAGTCTAGACCCGACTTCCTCATTAGGGACTTCCCCATTTCGCGATAAGTCCACCCCGCTTCAAGAGGGGCGATATCCAACCTTTTCCCGCATTCGATATGGCCGAATCTACCGCAGCCGAAGGTTTGTCTCTTATGGAAGCCCCTGAAATACATTTATAGCCGAGTACCTGACTTATTATTATAGGTCTTTTGACCCTCTGGCACTCCTTCCGCCTACCTCTGCTCGTTGCGCTCGCCACTGTCTTCGTTATCGTCCGTCTCCGTCGCGTGTTCCAGGCTCGACCCAAGATAGCTACCGCATCATCAGTTCCGTCATCGCCGCGCAGTTCGTCTCCGGAGAAAACCACGAAGTCCGTTGCATCGTCCTTGTCTGAGAAAAAGGACGTCGCAGTGCCCAACGGTGGCCGCGTTTCGCCGAAACCGACGGCCGGGCCGAAGAGAGTTACTGGCAAGAAGCCGCTAAAGTCTGCCAGAAAGCGATCAAGCTCCATCTCCGACGAGGAAAAGCAGCCTGTGACACACATTCAGCCTATTATTTTCTGGGCGTCATTGACTGGGAGTACCGAGAGGTACGCTCAGGTTCTGCTGGAGGATTTGCGGGCAGCCGCGCAGAGCCAGGCCGACCCCGAGAACCGCGAACGCGGGCTTCTACCCCCTCAGATCCATGACTTGGCTGAAGTTGACTACGATGACTACTTCACGACAGCACCTAAACCTCCACCAACTTCGCCTGGCACCCGCTATGTGTACTGCTTCCTGATTCCCAGCTATAACATCGACACTATCCTGGATACTTTCTTGGGCCACCTCGATGAGACACACCATGACTTCCGTATTGATACAGGATCTCTGTCGACTCTCGCTGGATACGCTGTTTTCGGATTCGGAGATAAGGAAGGATGGCCgaccgaagaggaaggattTTGCTCGCAGGCCAAAGAACTTGACCGATGGATGGCTAAGCTCacaaacaagaaaagagCATATCCTCTCGGCTTTGGTGATGTGAAGAGCAACGCCGACGCTTCTCTCAA
Protein-coding sequences here:
- a CDS encoding NUDIX hydrolase (transcript_id=CADANIAT00002185), with protein sequence MHSKINYTVAPHLERFAVPFPDFRAANPQYTHFVGGGLIFSRTATKDIHEGTEIEERPLRVLLLQRSFDDSYGGQWEGPGGSCDPEDGSILDGVTREVLEECGLHVSRFVELVDKTEWVKQRPDSVDLVAKFTFIVEVHEAKAATPASEVIGNDAGLPADKLNDGTVSPSLERRWEEMVKLDPAEHRDFEWVTEKEVREAEDGTGSFKSFADMGKTILEAFRILREREVSSEGVDVK